A single genomic interval of Arthrobacter sp. NicSoilB8 harbors:
- a CDS encoding NAD-dependent epimerase/dehydratase family protein, with the protein MRLLVTGGAGFIGSHIVDAALARGWSVRVLDSLDPGLHPGPPALDPRVELLTGDLTDPDTADRALEGIDTVCHQAAKVGLGVSFADAPDYIRNNDYATAVLLASMERLGIPRLVLASSMVVYGEGAYTDSETGVAVRPGPRAEADLRTGIYDPRNPVSGAILNPAMVTEDAPLDPRNVYAASKVSQEHLAAAWARSTGGAAIALRYHNVYGPRMPRDTPYAGVASLFRSALARGEAPRVFEDGAQRRSFIHVRDVATANIAAALALSAGGVAAFRAYNVGASEVHTIGDVAAALSKFSAGPAPIVTGEYRLGDVRHITASSERIKAELGWEPTVGFESGMREFATAPLRGEPG; encoded by the coding sequence GTGAGGCTCCTCGTCACCGGCGGTGCCGGGTTCATCGGTTCGCATATCGTCGACGCCGCCCTTGCCAGGGGATGGTCGGTCCGGGTCCTGGACTCCCTGGACCCGGGCCTCCACCCGGGGCCGCCGGCCCTTGACCCGCGGGTGGAACTGCTGACCGGCGATCTCACGGACCCGGACACGGCGGACCGTGCACTCGAGGGGATCGACACCGTCTGCCACCAGGCGGCGAAGGTCGGGCTCGGCGTCAGCTTCGCCGACGCGCCGGACTACATCCGAAACAACGACTACGCCACCGCTGTCCTGCTCGCCTCCATGGAACGTCTTGGCATCCCCCGGCTGGTCCTTGCTTCCTCGATGGTGGTCTACGGCGAGGGGGCCTACACCGACTCTGAAACCGGCGTCGCGGTCAGACCAGGACCGCGCGCCGAGGCCGATCTGCGCACCGGGATCTACGACCCCCGCAACCCGGTGTCCGGCGCGATTCTCAATCCGGCCATGGTCACCGAGGACGCGCCCCTGGATCCGCGGAACGTCTACGCGGCATCAAAAGTCAGCCAGGAGCATCTCGCCGCCGCATGGGCGCGCAGCACCGGCGGCGCGGCGATCGCCCTGCGCTACCACAACGTCTACGGTCCCCGGATGCCCCGCGACACACCCTACGCCGGCGTCGCCTCGCTGTTCCGCTCCGCCCTGGCCCGCGGTGAGGCACCCCGGGTCTTCGAAGACGGCGCCCAGCGCCGCAGCTTCATACACGTCAGGGACGTCGCCACCGCGAACATCGCCGCCGCCCTGGCGCTGTCCGCGGGTGGCGTTGCCGCATTCCGGGCCTACAACGTCGGCGCCTCCGAGGTGCACACCATCGGCGATGTTGCCGCGGCTCTAAGTAAGTTCAGTGCCGGACCTGCCCCGATCGTGACCGGCGAATACAGGCTGGGGGACGTCCGCCACATCACCGCGTCCTCGGAGCGGATCAAGGCCGAACTCGGATGGGAACCGACCGTTGGCTTTGAATCAGGCATGCGTGAATTTGCCACAGCTCCCCTGCGCGGCGAACCCGGCTGA
- a CDS encoding DUF6510 family protein, which translates to MTGNNGSASPGPEDPRLEDQDIAGTAGNPIPHLDGNAVAGPLWELFRIDIVAAIGRCKNCGAVRVFGEATVYADAPGIVVRCSSCDGVLLRLVETPTKYWLDVSGLSYLQIDRER; encoded by the coding sequence GTGACTGGCAACAACGGCTCGGCTTCCCCTGGCCCTGAGGACCCGCGCCTCGAGGACCAGGACATCGCCGGAACCGCTGGCAATCCAATACCTCATCTTGACGGAAACGCGGTTGCGGGACCGCTGTGGGAACTGTTCCGCATTGACATCGTTGCAGCAATCGGTCGGTGCAAGAACTGTGGAGCCGTCCGGGTCTTCGGGGAAGCAACGGTCTATGCCGACGCCCCGGGAATCGTTGTACGCTGCAGTTCCTGTGACGGCGTCCTGCTGCGACTCGTAGAGACTCCCACTAAATATTGGCTCGATGTCAGCGGACTCAGCTATCTGCAGATCGACCGGGAGCGCTAG
- a CDS encoding sulfite oxidase-like oxidoreductase: protein MGIISSGFHGKRRTGNPALPPGQYETGSFPVLTAGPAPYVSPADWEFFITTETGQHRTWSWDDLMALPQADIRSDIHCVTSWSKLGTSWRGVSLDTLFEDVETTSEFTTAHSYGGYTTNVPLQDLLDGQAWVAWEFDGEPLERAHGGPARLLIPHLYFWKSAKWINGLELMPHDVPGFWESNGYHIYGDPWREERYS, encoded by the coding sequence ATGGGAATCATCTCGTCTGGATTTCATGGAAAAAGGCGGACCGGCAATCCAGCGCTACCCCCCGGGCAATACGAGACGGGAAGCTTTCCCGTGCTGACAGCAGGCCCGGCACCTTATGTCTCCCCGGCGGACTGGGAATTCTTCATTACAACCGAGACGGGGCAGCACCGCACTTGGTCCTGGGATGATCTTATGGCGCTCCCGCAGGCTGATATCCGCTCGGACATTCACTGCGTGACCAGTTGGTCCAAGCTGGGCACCTCGTGGCGCGGGGTGTCCCTGGACACCTTGTTCGAGGATGTGGAGACAACGTCTGAGTTCACGACGGCCCACTCCTACGGCGGCTACACGACCAACGTACCGCTACAGGACCTTCTCGACGGCCAGGCATGGGTGGCCTGGGAATTCGACGGCGAACCTCTGGAACGGGCCCACGGCGGACCTGCGCGCCTGCTGATACCCCACTTGTACTTCTGGAAGAGTGCAAAGTGGATCAATGGCCTCGAACTGATGCCGCACGATGTTCCCGGCTTCTGGGAATCCAACGGGTACCACATCTACGGCGACCCGTGGCGCGAGGAGCGCTACTCATGA
- a CDS encoding molybdopterin-dependent oxidoreductase, whose protein sequence is MEKLTNALAARFASPTRSTRLTVVLGRWLGLSFTICFLTGLFSHGLQEPPSWMFFPTSPVWIYQLTQGIHVTTGIAAIPLLLAKLWSVYPELLKWPPVKSAAHGLERASIALFIASSLLQLTTGLINTYKWYPWPFPFRQTHYWLAWVIWGSLLLHIAVKLPLIIEHWRARSGTGAGAGSPAPVTDDGGAPPEPGRWSRRAFLAAVGVTTGAVVLTTAGQSFSWLDPFNLFAPRKMGTGPQSVPVNRTAADAKVADLAGAKDWTLTVSHQDTHRSLSLAELQALPQYEHELPIACVEGWSQTATWRGVRIRDLVALVGAPPSSSLRVTSLEPEGAYRTMDMHATYAQDERTLVALELNGQTLDLDHGYPARIIAPGRPGVLQTKWLHTVEVL, encoded by the coding sequence ATGGAAAAGCTCACCAACGCTTTGGCCGCCAGGTTCGCCTCGCCCACGCGCAGCACCCGGCTCACCGTGGTCCTGGGGCGCTGGTTGGGGCTCAGCTTCACCATCTGTTTCCTGACCGGGCTCTTCAGTCACGGGCTGCAGGAGCCGCCGTCCTGGATGTTCTTCCCCACCAGCCCCGTCTGGATCTATCAGCTGACGCAGGGAATCCACGTCACCACGGGCATCGCTGCCATTCCGTTGCTGCTGGCAAAACTGTGGTCGGTCTATCCCGAACTGCTGAAGTGGCCGCCGGTGAAATCCGCGGCGCACGGCCTGGAGCGGGCATCCATTGCCTTGTTCATCGCCTCTTCGCTGCTGCAGCTGACAACGGGCCTGATTAACACCTATAAGTGGTACCCGTGGCCTTTCCCCTTCCGTCAAACCCACTACTGGCTGGCCTGGGTGATCTGGGGGTCGCTGCTGCTCCACATCGCCGTGAAACTTCCATTGATCATCGAGCATTGGCGTGCCCGGTCGGGGACCGGGGCCGGTGCCGGTTCCCCGGCACCGGTGACCGACGACGGCGGGGCACCCCCGGAGCCTGGCCGCTGGTCCCGGCGGGCCTTCCTGGCCGCCGTCGGCGTCACCACGGGCGCCGTCGTGCTCACGACGGCCGGACAGTCCTTCTCCTGGCTGGACCCGTTCAACCTCTTTGCACCGCGGAAGATGGGAACCGGCCCGCAGTCCGTCCCGGTGAACCGCACCGCCGCCGACGCCAAGGTCGCCGACCTGGCCGGGGCAAAGGACTGGACGCTCACCGTGAGCCATCAGGACACCCACCGCAGCCTGAGCCTCGCGGAGCTCCAGGCTCTGCCCCAGTATGAGCACGAACTTCCCATCGCCTGTGTTGAGGGCTGGAGCCAGACGGCCACCTGGCGGGGCGTGCGTATCCGGGACCTGGTCGCCTTAGTCGGCGCGCCGCCGTCCTCCTCGCTCCGGGTCACAAGCCTCGAACCGGAGGGCGCGTACCGGACGATGGACATGCACGCAACGTACGCACAGGACGAACGGACCCTGGTGGCCCTGGAACTGAACGGACAGACGCTCGATCTGGACCACGGGTATCCGGCCCGCATCATCGCCCCCGGACGCCCCGGCGTCCTGCAAACAAAGTGGCTGCACACCGTGGAGGTCCTGTGA
- a CDS encoding glycosyltransferase family 2 protein, with protein MVDVVLPCLNERGALPWVLSRLPDGYRAIVVDNGSTDGSGELAQSLGATVVREDRRGFGAAAHAGLLAATAEFVAFCDCDGSLDPAQLPALLAPVMDGSADLVLGSRQPQPGSWPLHARIANRVLASRIRRLTGEHVTDLGPMRAARREGLVSLGLADRRSGYPLEMFLKASLRRWRIAEIPVPYAPRTGKSKVTGTIRGTITAVNDMSAQLRAAKSLLPSGPVRMTGRREERI; from the coding sequence ATGGTTGATGTAGTGTTGCCGTGCCTGAACGAACGGGGCGCCCTGCCCTGGGTTCTGTCGCGCCTGCCGGACGGGTACCGGGCCATCGTCGTGGACAACGGTTCCACGGACGGGTCCGGCGAGCTCGCGCAGAGCCTCGGGGCGACCGTGGTCCGGGAGGACCGGCGGGGTTTCGGGGCGGCCGCCCATGCCGGGCTGCTCGCTGCGACGGCGGAATTCGTGGCCTTCTGTGACTGCGACGGTTCACTGGATCCGGCGCAGCTCCCGGCGCTCCTCGCCCCCGTGATGGACGGAAGCGCGGATCTGGTGCTGGGCAGCCGCCAGCCGCAGCCCGGCTCGTGGCCCCTGCACGCCCGCATCGCCAACCGCGTGCTGGCATCGCGGATCCGCCGCCTGACCGGGGAACACGTGACCGACCTTGGACCGATGCGGGCAGCACGCCGCGAAGGGCTGGTTTCCCTGGGCCTGGCGGACCGGCGCAGCGGCTACCCCCTGGAAATGTTCCTCAAAGCGAGCCTTCGCCGTTGGCGGATCGCGGAGATCCCCGTGCCGTATGCCCCGCGTACCGGCAAATCGAAAGTCACCGGGACCATCCGCGGAACGATTACCGCGGTGAACGACATGTCTGCCCAGCTCAGGGCGGCAAAGTCGTTGCTGCCGTCGGGACCGGTCCGGATGACCGGCCGCCGCGAAGAACGTATATGA
- a CDS encoding MTAP family purine nucleoside phosphorylase, whose amino-acid sequence MDTPLPWTAHARIGIIGGSGTYQLPGAVVRATLDVRTPYGPPSGPVTLADVGGRTVAFLPRHGGDHSLPPQKINYRANLWALKSLGVRAVLSSSAVGGLREGFGPESFVVTDQLIDRTWGRADTFYDGTVADGVPPAGVQHLPASEPFCPTLRSHLEAALAARGLPYAPQGTVVVINGPRFSTKAESQWYVSGGADIISMTQYPEPVLAAELNMGFANLAFVTDSDTGHDGSDPVTAEAVFARLKKAQRGILAVLEDTIAAISEDYAPRRLMDRTAVARIMALPAARESVSAR is encoded by the coding sequence ATGGACACACCACTTCCTTGGACCGCGCACGCACGCATCGGCATCATCGGCGGTTCGGGCACCTACCAGCTCCCTGGGGCGGTTGTGCGCGCGACCCTCGACGTCCGGACCCCCTACGGGCCGCCGTCGGGTCCTGTGACCCTGGCCGACGTGGGCGGGCGAACCGTGGCGTTCCTTCCCCGTCACGGCGGCGACCACTCCCTTCCGCCGCAGAAGATCAACTACCGGGCCAACCTCTGGGCGCTCAAGAGCCTCGGCGTCCGGGCAGTGCTTTCCTCCTCGGCGGTGGGCGGGCTGCGGGAAGGCTTTGGTCCTGAGAGCTTCGTCGTGACCGACCAGTTGATCGACCGCACCTGGGGACGCGCCGATACCTTTTACGACGGCACGGTGGCCGACGGCGTCCCCCCGGCCGGCGTTCAGCATCTGCCGGCCTCGGAACCGTTCTGCCCGACACTGCGTTCGCATCTGGAGGCAGCGCTAGCGGCACGGGGTCTCCCCTACGCCCCGCAAGGAACGGTGGTGGTGATCAACGGACCCCGTTTTTCCACGAAGGCCGAGTCGCAGTGGTACGTCAGCGGCGGTGCCGACATCATCAGCATGACCCAATACCCCGAACCCGTGCTGGCCGCGGAGTTGAACATGGGCTTTGCCAATCTGGCCTTCGTCACGGATTCGGACACCGGTCACGACGGCTCGGACCCGGTGACCGCCGAGGCCGTCTTTGCCCGGCTGAAGAAGGCCCAGCGCGGCATCCTGGCCGTGCTGGAGGACACCATCGCGGCGATCAGCGAGGACTACGCCCCCCGCCGGCTGATGGATCGAACCGCCGTCGCCAGGATCATGGCACTCCCGGCCGCACGCGAGTCCGTGTCCGCCCGGTGA
- a CDS encoding glycosyltransferase family 87 protein produces the protein MSVSAIEPNRTTGTTIKVFVLLPLVFLTSAALLWWMVVPGNPLETAQIIATCLSWLALIAAVGLLRHVPRRQVGAVIIAGTVLLGLVAVSAPPRTSNDSARYAWDGIVQKAGISPYSYVPIDETLSRLRPGWLFAPGSTGPDGKPVCARDLFGTESVAASGYPSGDPLCTAINRPHVPTIYPPTAELYFLGVRATVPDTVGYLPLQLGGLLISVAVSLMLLRCSLASRGSPPHLAAVWAWSPFVQLEAVNNAHVDVLGGALILAAGMLLLGGKPIRSGASFGAAVATKLIPVVAAPALLWRRPASFITAALATFVLLYVPYVAIAGAGVLGFLPGYLKEENYSQSGGIRFGLAQLVSAGPWPPVLSAAALAVVALAVLRHTRAANVWEQQTVMIGLTLLIVSPNYPWYGLMLLPFIVLSRRWEYVGVILALDVIYMVPAGPWSELLNQCALLLAAAAIAGGTWLRRRDELRLAALTGLMTGAPDPAAL, from the coding sequence GTGAGCGTCAGTGCAATAGAACCCAACCGGACAACCGGCACCACCATCAAGGTCTTCGTGCTCCTTCCGCTCGTGTTCCTCACCAGTGCGGCCCTGCTGTGGTGGATGGTGGTCCCCGGAAACCCGCTCGAAACGGCGCAGATTATCGCCACCTGCCTGTCATGGCTGGCCCTCATCGCGGCTGTCGGCCTGCTGCGGCACGTTCCGCGGCGTCAGGTGGGTGCCGTCATCATCGCCGGAACGGTCCTGCTCGGCCTCGTTGCCGTGAGCGCCCCGCCCCGGACCAGCAACGATTCGGCCAGGTATGCGTGGGACGGTATCGTCCAAAAAGCCGGAATCTCCCCCTACTCCTATGTGCCCATCGATGAAACGCTCAGCAGGCTTCGCCCCGGCTGGTTGTTCGCCCCGGGTTCCACGGGCCCCGACGGCAAGCCCGTGTGTGCCAGGGACCTGTTCGGAACGGAATCCGTCGCCGCATCCGGTTATCCTTCCGGGGACCCGCTGTGCACGGCGATCAACCGTCCGCACGTGCCCACGATCTACCCGCCCACGGCCGAACTGTACTTTCTGGGCGTCCGCGCCACCGTCCCGGACACGGTCGGATATCTGCCGCTGCAGCTGGGCGGCCTGCTGATCAGTGTCGCGGTTTCCCTGATGCTGCTCCGCTGCTCGCTGGCCAGCCGCGGATCACCCCCGCACCTGGCCGCCGTGTGGGCGTGGAGCCCGTTCGTGCAGCTCGAAGCGGTCAACAACGCGCACGTCGATGTGCTGGGCGGAGCGTTGATCCTTGCCGCCGGGATGCTGCTTCTGGGCGGCAAGCCGATCCGCTCGGGGGCGTCCTTCGGTGCCGCGGTTGCAACGAAACTCATTCCGGTCGTTGCCGCCCCCGCGCTGCTGTGGCGGCGCCCGGCCAGCTTCATCACGGCGGCGCTGGCCACGTTCGTGTTGCTCTACGTTCCCTACGTGGCGATCGCGGGGGCCGGTGTCCTGGGCTTTTTGCCCGGCTATCTCAAGGAGGAGAACTACAGCCAGAGCGGCGGCATCCGCTTCGGCCTGGCACAGCTAGTTTCCGCAGGCCCCTGGCCTCCGGTGCTCAGCGCCGCGGCCCTGGCCGTCGTCGCCCTGGCCGTGCTGCGGCACACCCGTGCGGCGAACGTCTGGGAACAGCAGACCGTCATGATCGGGCTGACGTTGCTCATTGTCAGCCCCAATTACCCCTGGTACGGGCTCATGCTGCTGCCGTTCATCGTTCTGAGCCGGCGGTGGGAGTACGTGGGGGTGATCCTCGCCCTCGACGTCATCTACATGGTCCCTGCCGGCCCCTGGAGCGAGCTACTCAACCAGTGCGCCCTGCTCCTGGCTGCCGCGGCCATCGCCGGAGGCACCTGGCTGCGGCGCCGCGACGAGCTGCGGCTGGCTGCCCTCACCGGACTCATGACCGGGGCGCCGGACCCCGCGGCCTTGTGA
- a CDS encoding methyltransferase domain-containing protein, with translation MSTAVAPAASFGQGESEPYTRALQTGTGTLTLRPESDYHPAEPVNFDVSTWCEDASTAELSLLQSLRGPVLDVGCGPGRLLAAARPLGLAALGIDTSAEAVRLARGRGTRALEQSIFAPVPQSGQWQSVILLDGNIGIGGSVTALLGRCRQLIAPTGTLLVEVEADEYIDTAYSAVLEDERGNRSEAFAWARTGTAGLVSRAQAGGWAVTAIRRLQGRVFCSLSPLPGPARSIP, from the coding sequence ATGTCCACTGCCGTGGCACCCGCCGCCTCTTTCGGCCAGGGCGAAAGCGAGCCCTACACCCGTGCCCTGCAGACCGGCACCGGAACCCTCACCCTCCGTCCGGAAAGCGATTACCATCCTGCCGAGCCGGTGAACTTCGATGTCAGCACCTGGTGCGAGGATGCCAGCACGGCGGAGCTGTCGCTGCTGCAGAGCCTTCGGGGCCCGGTCCTCGACGTTGGGTGCGGCCCGGGACGGCTCCTGGCTGCCGCCCGGCCGCTCGGCCTGGCCGCCCTGGGCATCGACACCAGCGCCGAAGCGGTCCGGCTGGCCCGCGGCCGCGGTACCCGCGCCCTCGAACAGTCAATTTTCGCCCCGGTACCGCAGTCCGGGCAGTGGCAGTCCGTCATCCTGCTCGACGGCAACATCGGAATCGGAGGAAGCGTCACGGCCCTGCTCGGCCGGTGCCGGCAACTCATTGCCCCGACCGGCACGCTGCTGGTCGAAGTGGAAGCCGACGAATACATCGACACCGCCTACTCGGCCGTGCTCGAAGACGAGCGGGGAAACCGCAGCGAGGCGTTCGCCTGGGCGCGGACCGGCACGGCCGGCCTGGTATCCCGGGCGCAGGCCGGCGGCTGGGCTGTCACCGCCATCCGGCGCCTTCAGGGCCGCGTTTTTTGTTCCCTCTCGCCCCTGCCGGGCCCGGCCCGTTCGATCCCGTAA
- a CDS encoding alpha/beta hydrolase produces the protein MTVRYRSANIDGHNVFYREAGEPGAPKIVLFGGFPSSSHQWRDLIPGLAARGFHVVSPDYPGFGNTTSPAGFDYTFENLSEVIEKWLIQIGFTSFGLYHQDYGGPIGNRIVGRHPEWLQWQIVQNSNAYDEGFTEVWDGIRFKLWTDRNTETEDALRPFLTTEGIKSIYLGGHPDPELISPDNWTVDVAFLDLPGRREAQLDLLEDYKTNPPLYPTWQKALRDNQPRTIIFWGQGDVFFTPAGGEAYLRDLPDAELHRLDAGHFAVEDHVEYIADNITRFFHERVEQSA, from the coding sequence ATGACTGTGAGGTACCGTTCGGCCAACATTGACGGCCACAACGTGTTCTACAGGGAGGCCGGGGAACCTGGCGCCCCCAAGATCGTGCTGTTCGGCGGGTTCCCGTCGTCCTCCCACCAGTGGCGGGATCTCATCCCTGGCCTCGCCGCCCGTGGCTTCCACGTCGTCTCTCCGGACTATCCCGGATTCGGAAACACCACGTCCCCGGCCGGATTCGACTACACCTTCGAGAACCTGTCCGAGGTGATCGAGAAGTGGCTGATCCAGATCGGATTCACTTCCTTCGGCCTCTACCACCAGGACTACGGCGGACCGATCGGCAACCGCATCGTCGGCCGTCACCCCGAGTGGCTGCAGTGGCAGATCGTGCAGAACAGCAACGCCTATGACGAGGGCTTCACCGAGGTCTGGGACGGCATCCGGTTCAAGCTCTGGACAGACCGCAACACCGAGACCGAGGACGCGCTGCGCCCCTTCCTGACCACCGAGGGCATCAAGTCCATCTACCTCGGCGGCCACCCCGACCCGGAACTCATCTCCCCGGATAACTGGACCGTGGACGTTGCGTTCCTCGACCTGCCCGGTCGCCGGGAGGCTCAGCTCGACCTGCTGGAGGACTACAAAACCAACCCGCCGCTGTACCCGACGTGGCAGAAGGCGCTGCGCGACAACCAGCCGCGCACGATTATCTTCTGGGGCCAAGGTGACGTGTTCTTCACCCCCGCGGGAGGAGAGGCTTACCTTCGCGATCTGCCCGACGCCGAACTGCACCGCCTCGACGCCGGCCACTTCGCCGTTGAGGACCACGTCGAGTACATCGCCGACAACATCACCCGCTTCTTCCACGAACGCGTCGAGCAATCGGCGTAA
- a CDS encoding FAD-binding oxidoreductase — protein MSTLWRVADVVSGVPETESSRTIGLRVDGLNGNLAGQHIDIRLTADDGYTAVRSYSVATAGMDEILEITVDELANGEVSPYLVRDLMVGDQLEIRGPVGGWFVWRPTDPNPVQLIAGGSGIVPLMSMIRAHEASENPSPFRLLYSLKSPESGFYREELLTLGQESPKLAVDYFYTRKVPEGWPTTPKRLTAETLLASILPTDAAPDIFICGQTVFVETVTEWLVEAGYPAASIKTERFGGTGGIR, from the coding sequence ATGAGCACCCTGTGGCGTGTCGCCGACGTCGTCAGTGGCGTTCCCGAAACGGAATCATCCCGAACCATCGGGTTGCGCGTGGACGGTCTGAACGGCAATCTTGCCGGCCAGCACATCGATATCCGGCTCACGGCGGACGACGGCTACACCGCAGTTCGGTCCTACTCCGTGGCAACAGCCGGCATGGACGAAATCCTGGAAATCACGGTCGACGAATTGGCCAACGGAGAGGTCTCCCCTTATCTGGTCAGAGACCTGATGGTCGGAGACCAGTTGGAGATCCGCGGCCCCGTCGGCGGCTGGTTCGTCTGGCGGCCGACGGACCCGAACCCGGTTCAGTTGATCGCCGGAGGATCCGGCATCGTCCCGCTCATGTCCATGATCCGTGCCCATGAGGCCTCCGAGAATCCTTCACCCTTCCGATTGCTGTACTCGCTCAAATCCCCGGAGTCGGGGTTTTATCGGGAGGAACTGCTCACCTTGGGCCAGGAATCCCCCAAGCTCGCCGTCGACTATTTCTACACACGCAAAGTGCCCGAGGGCTGGCCCACCACTCCGAAACGGCTCACCGCTGAAACGCTGCTGGCAAGCATCCTGCCAACGGACGCTGCCCCCGACATCTTCATCTGTGGTCAGACAGTATTTGTCGAAACGGTCACCGAATGGCTGGTGGAGGCGGGCTATCCGGCCGCCTCCATCAAAACCGAACGCTTCGGCGGAACAGGAGGAATCCGGTGA
- a CDS encoding DUF2064 domain-containing protein, with protein sequence MDLTVAVIAKECVPGRVKTRLSPPLPPEGAAQLAQLSLSRTLGSVRSLPAGRRLLVIDGTPTAWDAAGFTVLPQASGGLDERLAAICDAVSGPLLIIGMDTPQFSADHLAPLLNDWSAAHARHQAWIGPATDGGFWALALRRPDGNLIRGVPMSTTTTGASQLARLTAAGLNVGMLPELRDMDHFSDALQIAAEIPDSAFAEAVAETAARVPRPRQEAEALL encoded by the coding sequence ATGGACCTGACAGTGGCGGTCATCGCCAAAGAGTGCGTGCCGGGACGGGTCAAGACCCGGCTCAGTCCGCCGCTGCCACCCGAAGGCGCGGCTCAACTGGCGCAGTTGAGCCTCAGCCGCACCCTGGGTTCGGTGCGCAGCCTCCCGGCCGGCCGCCGGCTGCTGGTGATCGACGGCACGCCCACCGCGTGGGACGCCGCCGGATTCACGGTTCTGCCGCAGGCATCCGGAGGCCTGGATGAGCGGCTGGCCGCCATCTGCGACGCCGTCAGCGGTCCACTGCTCATCATCGGCATGGACACCCCGCAATTCTCCGCGGACCATCTGGCGCCACTGCTCAATGACTGGTCAGCTGCGCACGCCCGGCACCAAGCCTGGATCGGCCCGGCAACCGATGGCGGTTTCTGGGCACTGGCGCTGCGCCGGCCGGACGGAAACCTGATCCGGGGCGTTCCAATGTCCACGACGACAACCGGGGCCTCGCAGCTCGCCCGGCTCACCGCGGCCGGGCTCAACGTCGGAATGCTCCCGGAACTGCGCGATATGGACCACTTCAGTGACGCCCTGCAGATCGCGGCCGAGATTCCGGACAGCGCGTTCGCCGAAGCGGTGGCCGAAACCGCCGCCCGGGTGCCGCGCCCCCGGCAAGAAGCGGAGGCACTCCTGTGA
- a CDS encoding ABATE domain-containing protein, with the protein MTRSARTWVLPEEPVSVRLMGTIWADTDGLHDDLETASGLDAWMKAVGVDQGTASATSNELAEARALRDSLRRLAAIQTEDTRPTAVSHMTDASRAVDVLNTAARRLPIPQLQIQNNAFRRTSTATTAVPAALAGIATEAVNLFGGPDAQKLRACQAPGCVLYFVKTHHRREWCSIACGNRARAARHYHRIRQTTPQD; encoded by the coding sequence ATGACTAGATCAGCGCGTACGTGGGTCCTCCCGGAGGAACCCGTCTCTGTCCGCTTGATGGGAACGATCTGGGCCGACACTGACGGCCTCCACGATGACCTCGAGACGGCATCCGGCCTCGATGCTTGGATGAAAGCCGTTGGCGTCGACCAGGGAACGGCCTCCGCCACATCCAATGAGCTGGCAGAAGCCCGCGCACTCCGTGACTCCCTCCGGCGGCTCGCCGCCATCCAAACCGAGGACACTCGTCCCACCGCCGTCTCCCACATGACAGACGCCTCTCGGGCGGTCGATGTTCTCAACACTGCCGCCAGGCGTCTGCCTATTCCACAGCTCCAAATCCAAAACAACGCGTTCCGTCGAACCAGCACCGCGACCACCGCCGTGCCCGCCGCCCTGGCTGGCATCGCAACCGAAGCCGTCAACCTGTTCGGCGGCCCGGACGCACAAAAACTTCGTGCGTGCCAGGCCCCCGGCTGTGTCCTCTACTTCGTCAAGACCCACCACCGCCGTGAGTGGTGCTCCATCGCCTGCGGGAATCGTGCCCGCGCCGCACGCCACTACCACCGCATCCGCCAGACCACCCCGCAGGACTAA